A stretch of the Corylus avellana chromosome ca6, CavTom2PMs-1.0 genome encodes the following:
- the LOC132184360 gene encoding uncharacterized protein LOC132184360 — translation MDIPSEIDDYIKESIDHSVGLPVSTHTLELKLCASENAQRRLHNRCLYLQAKLQEKENLLERVRAEASMNAQALKKFVEENQKLATECATLLSQCSKWERECSLYDHDREALMDFGNEADQRAKEAEIRVHELEEDIRRLSDELQFYKHEYDMCAVALSAEERSTENSLLDSVLATLICKDDVASAQAFLEANSRHESCQRLLKMWNCLMPSTHKVLSLVAEVKTLEKDKEHLRINLNRAEEEVKLLFEENNVLDEENKRLLRQYQKERSRHGSSGKQTGSASAKSNKRKSSPKMSSPIEKKLDFNDQDSARRPLSPLQYNSIDS, via the exons ATGGACATTCCCAGCGAAATCGACGATTACATCAAAGAATCTATTGATCACTCCGTAGGGCTCCCTGTATCCACGCACACTCTGGAGTTGAAGCTTTGCGCCTCCGAAAATGCACAGCGCCGACTCCACAACCGCTGTCTTTACCTACAGGCCAAATTGCAGGAGAAAGAAAACCTCCTCGAGCGCGTTAGG GCTGAAGCAAGTATGAATGCGCAAGCTTTGAAGAAGTTTGTGGAGGAGAATCAGAAATTGGCTACGGAGTGTGCGACTCTCTTGAGTCAGTGTAGTAAGTGGGAGAGGGAGTGCTCCCTATACGATCATGACCGGGAAGCCTTGATGGATTTCGGGAACGAGGCTGATCAGCGCGCCAAGGAAGCTGAGATTCGAGTTCATGAGTTGGAGGAGGACATCAGAAGGTTGTCGGACGAATTGCAGTTCTACAAGCATGAGTACGATATGTGTGCG GTTGCTTTATCTGCTGAGGAAAGAAGTACAGAGAACAGCTTACTTGACTCAGTGTTGGCAACATTGATCTGTAAAGATGATGTTGCATCCGCACAGGCATTCTTGGAGGCAAATAGCAGACATGAGTCATGTCAAAGGTTGCTAAAAATGTGGAATTG CTTGATGCCGTCAACTCATAAGGTTTTATCCCTAGTTGCTGAAGTGAAGACACTTGAGAAAGATAAGGAGCATTTAAGGATAAACCTTAATAGAGCTGAAGAGGAG GTTAAATTgctatttgaagaaaataacGTATTGGATGAGGAGAATAAAAGGTTACTGAGGCAATACCAGAAAGAAAGAAGCCGGCACGGTTCTAGTGGGAAACAAACCGGCAGTGCTTCTGCCAAG TCAAACAAGCGTAAGTCGAGCCCCAAGATGAGCAGCCCGATTGAGAAGAAGCTTGATTTTAATGATCAAGATTCAGCAAGACGGCCCCTGTCACCCTTGCAATATAACTCCATTGACTCTTGA
- the LOC132185648 gene encoding 28 kDa ribonucleoprotein, chloroplastic isoform X1, with the protein MALLRFLHPPSTPAALFRAEQQLSLTPTPLSTISSYSLSFSWSLPSLSPLSHAHTSTLSVKAKRVSNFVLHFSSTAQEQALDSSSANVSVESQELEAQAEVLSRARLIAQNVPWTCTTEDIRALFEKHGTVLDVELSMHDKTRNRGLAFVTMGSPEEALTALNKLESYELEGRTLKLNYARAQKKKPSPPPTVQPKQITFNLFVANLSYEAKSKDLREFFSSGSGNVVSAQIIFNDNPRRSSGYGFVAFKYKKDADEALSAFQGKMFMGRPIRVARSRQFVKLPEKERAESGDTSTELNSSAEQGDNADQN; encoded by the exons ATGGCTCTTCTTCGTTTTCTACACCCTCCATCGACGCCGGCGGCTTTGTTCCGCGCCGAACAACAACTCTCACTCACGCCTACTCCTTTATCCACTATCAGTAGCTACAGTCTCTCCTTTTCTTGGTCTCTCCCCTcgctttctcctctctctcacgCCCATACTAGCACCCTTTCCGTTAAGGCCAAAAGAGTCAGCAACTTCGTTTTGCACTTCTCTTCTACCGCGCAAGAACAAGCTCTCGATTCGTCTTCTGCCAATGTTTCCGTCGAAAGCCAAGAATTGGAAGCGCAGGCCGAAGTGTTATCACGGGCCAGATTGATTGCCCAGAACGTGCCTTGGACTTGTACCACTGAAGACATTCGCGCTCTCTTTGAGAAGCACGGGACTGTCCTGGACGTtgag CTATCTATGCATGACAAGACCAGAAACAGGGGTTTGGCGTTTGTCACTATGGGTTCGCCTGAAGAGGCTCTTACGGCTCTGAATAAGCTCGAATCGTAT GAGTTAGAGGGTCGCACTTTGAAGCTCAATTATGCCAGGGCACAAAAGAAGAAGCCCTCCCCTCCCCCTACTGTGCAACCAAAGCAAATAACATTCAACTTGTTTGTAGCAAATTTGTCGTATGAAGCGAAGTCTAAAGATCTCAGAGAGTTCTTTAGTTCAGGGAGTGGTAATGTTGTTTCTGCGCAAATTATATTTAATGACAATCCAAGAAGGTCCTCTGGATATGGATTTGTGGCCTTCAAATACAAGAAAGATGCAGACGAAGCCCTTTCTGCTTTCCAAGGGAAG ATGTTTATGGGAAGACCAATTCGAGTGGCACGTAGTAGACAATTTGTTAAACTACCAGAAAAGGAGAGAGCAGAGTCTGGAGATACATCAACTGAGTTGAACTCTAGTGCAGAGCAAGGAGATAATGCTGATCAGAATTGA
- the LOC132185648 gene encoding 28 kDa ribonucleoprotein, chloroplastic isoform X2: MALLRFLHPPSTPAALFRAEQQLSLTPTPLSTISSYSLSFSWSLPSLSPLSHAHTSTLSVKAKRVSNFVLHFSSTAQEQALDSSSANVSVESQELEAQAEVLSRARLIAQNVPWTCTTEDIRALFEKHGTVLDVELSMHDKTRNRGLAFVTMGSPEEALTALNKLESYELEGRTLKLNYARAQKKKPSPPPTVQPKQITFNLFVANLSYEAKSKDLREFFSSGSGNVVSAQIIFNDNPRRSSGYGFVAFKYKKDADEALSAFQGKG, encoded by the exons ATGGCTCTTCTTCGTTTTCTACACCCTCCATCGACGCCGGCGGCTTTGTTCCGCGCCGAACAACAACTCTCACTCACGCCTACTCCTTTATCCACTATCAGTAGCTACAGTCTCTCCTTTTCTTGGTCTCTCCCCTcgctttctcctctctctcacgCCCATACTAGCACCCTTTCCGTTAAGGCCAAAAGAGTCAGCAACTTCGTTTTGCACTTCTCTTCTACCGCGCAAGAACAAGCTCTCGATTCGTCTTCTGCCAATGTTTCCGTCGAAAGCCAAGAATTGGAAGCGCAGGCCGAAGTGTTATCACGGGCCAGATTGATTGCCCAGAACGTGCCTTGGACTTGTACCACTGAAGACATTCGCGCTCTCTTTGAGAAGCACGGGACTGTCCTGGACGTtgag CTATCTATGCATGACAAGACCAGAAACAGGGGTTTGGCGTTTGTCACTATGGGTTCGCCTGAAGAGGCTCTTACGGCTCTGAATAAGCTCGAATCGTAT GAGTTAGAGGGTCGCACTTTGAAGCTCAATTATGCCAGGGCACAAAAGAAGAAGCCCTCCCCTCCCCCTACTGTGCAACCAAAGCAAATAACATTCAACTTGTTTGTAGCAAATTTGTCGTATGAAGCGAAGTCTAAAGATCTCAGAGAGTTCTTTAGTTCAGGGAGTGGTAATGTTGTTTCTGCGCAAATTATATTTAATGACAATCCAAGAAGGTCCTCTGGATATGGATTTGTGGCCTTCAAATACAAGAAAGATGCAGACGAAGCCCTTTCTGCTTTCCAAGGGAAG GGTTGA
- the LOC132184817 gene encoding blue copper protein-like: MASNAWIVCALMLLLGMIVPSLATVHTVGDSGGWALGVDYSTWTSGKTFAVGDSLVFKYSSGHSVDEVSGSDYSSCSLGNSISTDSSGSTTIPLKTAGSHYFICSIVGHCGSGMKLTVTVAKASTAAAPAAPSGTPSSGGNTAITPPAGTTTPTTTTTTSTHSSSGASLSPIMAVVSVATFLAFWV; the protein is encoded by the exons ATGGCCTCCAATGCTTGGATTGTCTGTGCACTAATGTTACTCTTGGGCATGATTGTTCCTAGCTTGGCCACCGTTCACACCGTCGGAGACTCCGGTGGTTGGGCACTTGGTGTTGATTATAGCACCTGGACTAGCGGCAAGACCTTCGCTGTCGGCGATAGCCTCG tGTTCAAATATTCAAGTGGGCACTCCGTGGATGAAGTGAGCGGAAGCGACTACAGCAGTTGTAGTTTGGGCAATTCCATCAGTACGGACAGCAGCGGCTCCACCACCATCCCTCTGAAAACCGCTGGATCACACTACTTCATTTGCAGCATCGTCGGCCACTGCGGGAGTGGCATGAAGCTTACTGTGACGGTGGCTAAAGCATCAACTGCTGCCGCCCCCGCAGCTCCGTCCGGCACACCCTCATCGGGTGGTAATACAGCAATCACACCCCCGGCAGGTACCACCACACCCaccacaaccaccaccacctcaACCCATTCATCTTCGGGGGCTAGTCTCTCTCCGATTATGGCGGTAGTGTCCGTTGCTacttttttggccttttgggtgTAG
- the LOC132185137 gene encoding classical arabinogalactan protein 9-like: MAYSSFVGLMLVALVASSALAQGPRAAPTASPTKSPPASTPPTAAPPPTHTSSPTPSPTVSPPPSTPAPTISAPPSGAPNSSPPAPPTSSPSGAPNSSPPSAPGPSTPSIGGPPSESPNGNPSSDAALNRVAATGSVASAILAAALLL; encoded by the coding sequence aTGGCTTACTCCAGTTTTGTGGGTTTGATGCTAGTCGCTCTGGTGGCTAGCTCGGCTTTAGCTCAGGGTCCGAGAGCTGCTCCTACCGCTTCACCCACCAAGTCTCCGCCAGCTTCTACTCCCCCGACGGCTGCTCCTCCTCCGACTCACACCTCGTCCCCGACTCCTTCCCCCACCGTTTCGCCACCACCTTCGACTCCCGCGCCGACTATCTCCGCGCCTCCGTCCGGTGCCCCGAACAGCTCGCCTCCGGCTCCTCCCACATCTTCTCCGTCCGGTGCCCCGAACAGCTCGCCTCCGTCTGCTCCGGGTCCGTCGACCCCCTCGATCGGTGGGCCGCCGAGCGAGTCTCCAAACGGCAATCCTAGCTCTGACGCAGCCTTGAACAGAGTCGCCGCCACCGGATCCGTAGCCTCAGCGATCTTGGCCGCGGCTTTGTTGCTGTAG